One part of the Arabidopsis thaliana chromosome 1 sequence genome encodes these proteins:
- a CDS encoding Disease resistance protein (CC-NBS-LRR class) family → MGISFSIPFDPCVNKVSQWLDMKVSYTHNLEKNLVALETTMEELKAKRDDLLRKLKREEDRGLQTLGEIKVWLNRVETIESRVNDLLNARNAELQRLCLCGFCSKSLTTSYRYGKSVFLKLREVEKLERRVFEVISDQASTSEVEEQQLQPTIVGQETMLDNAWNHLMEDGVGIMGLYGMGGVGKTTLLTQINNKFSKYMCGFDSVIWVVVSKEVNVENILDEIAQKVHISGEKWDTKYKYQKGVYLYNFLRKMRFVLFLDDIWEKVNLVEIGVPFPTIKNKCKVVFTTRSLDVCTSMGVEKPMEVQCLADNDAYDLFQKKVGQITLGSDPEIRELSRVVAKKCCGLPLALNVVSETMSCKRTVQEWRHAIYVLNSYAAKFSGMDDKILPLLKYSYDSLKGEDVKMCLLYCALFPEDAKIRKENLIEYWICEEIIDGSEGIDKAENQGYEIIGSLVRASLLMEEVELDGANIVCLHDVVREMALWIASDLGKQNEAFIVRASVGLREILKVENWNVVRRMSLMKNNIAHLDGRLDCMELTTLLLQSTHLEKISSEFFNSMPKLAVLDLSGNYYLSELPNGISELVSLQYLNLSSTGIRHLPKGLQELKKLIHLYLERTSQLGSMVGISCLHNLKVLKLSGSSYAWDLDTVKELEALEHLEVLTTTIDDCTLVTMDRLQEFTIEHCHTSEIKMGRICSFSSLIEVNLSNCRRLRELTFLMFAPNLKRLHVVSSNQLEDIINKEKAHDGEKSGIVPFPKLNELHLYNLRELKNIYWSPLPFPCLEKINVMGCPNLKKLPLDSKSGKHGGNGLIITHREMEWITRVEWEDEATKTRFLANRLIIVRTHKVKWASQAETSKWMMQFGLCLFVFKSFSMRCFSVNYFLDLCRH, encoded by the exons ATGGGTATCTCTTTCTCGATACCCTTTGATCCGTGTGTAAATAAAGTCTCTCAATGGCTAGACATGAAAGTAAGTTATACTCACAACCTCGAGAAGAATCTTGTGGCTCTCGAGACAACCATGGAAGAGCTCAAGGCCAAGCGGGATGATTTATTAAGAAAGCTCAAAAGAGAGGAGGATAGAGGTCTACAAACGCTTGGCGAAATCAAGGTATGGCTTAATAGAGTTGAGACTATCGAAAGCAGAGTCAATGATCTTCTTAATGCTAGAAATGCTGAACTTCAAAGGCTGTGCCTTTGTGGGTTTTGCTCTAAGAGTTTAACGACGAGCTATCGTTATGGGAAAAGTGTTTTCTTGAAATTGAGGGAGGTTGAGAAACTCGAAAGGAGAGTTTTTGAAGTGATTTCTGATCAAGCTTCAACATCTGAGGTGGaggaacaacaacttcaaccGACAATTGTTGGTCAAGAAACAATGCTTGATAACGCATGGAATCATCTAATGGAAGATGGAGTTGGTATTATGGGATTGTATGGTATGGGAGGTGTTGGGAAGACGACTCTTCTCACCCAGATTAACAATAAGTTCAGTAAGTATATGTGTGGCTTTGACAGCGTGATTTGGGTTGTGGTGTCTAAAGAGGTGAATGTAGAGAATATTCTAGATGAAATCGCTCAGAAAGTTCATATTAGTGGAGAGAAGTGGgacacaaaatataaataccaAAAGGGCGtttatttatacaatttcTTAAGGAAAATGAgatttgtattgtttttggaTGACATATGGGAGAAGGTTAATTTAGTTGAGATCGGAGTCCCCTTtccaacaataaaaaacaaatgtaaagtGGTATTCACCACTCGGTCCTTAGATGTATGCACAAGCATGGGGGTTGAAAAACCAATGGAAGTCCAATGCCTGGCGGACAACGACGCATATGATTTGTTCCAAAAAAAGGTTGGACAAATAACACTAGGAAGCGACCCAGAGATCCGTGAACTTTCTAGAGTAGTTGCTAAAAAATGTTGTGGTTTACCATTGGCGCTCAATGTGGTAAGTGAGACCATGTCATGCAAGAGGACGGTACAAGAATGGCGTCATGcgatatatgttttaaattcaTATGCTGCAAAGTTTTCTGGCATGGACGATAAGATCCTTCCGCTTTTAAAGTATAGCTATGATAGTCTCAAAGGGGAGGATGTCAAAATGTGTTTGCTATATTGCGCTTTGTTTCCAGAAGATGCTAAAATAAGGAAGGAGAATCTGATAGAGTACTGGATATGCGAGGAAATTATAGATGGAAGTGAAGGTATTGATAAGGCTGAGAACCAAGGTTATGAGATAATTGGTAGTCTTGTTCGTGCATCATTGTTGATGGAAGAGGTTGAATTGGATGGAGCAAATATTGTTTGTCTGCATGATGTTGTTCGTGAAATGGCTTTATGGATCGCATCTGATTtgggaaaacaaaatgagGCGTTTATTGTGCGTGCAAGTGTTGGGCTACGTGAAATTCTAAAGGTTGAGAATTGGAACGTCGTGAGAAGGATGTCATTGATGAAGAATAATATTGCTCATCTTGATGGCCGTCTTGATTGTATGGAACTCACAACTTTGCTACTACAAAGCACACATTTGGAAAAGATCTCGAGTGAATTCTTCAACTCCATGCCAAAGCTAGCTGTTTTGGATCTATCAGGCAATTATTACCTCTCTGAATTGCCAAACGGAATATCAGAACTAGTTTCCTTGCAATATCTCAACTTGTCAAGTACTGGTATACGTCATTTGCCTAAGGGTCTACAAGAGTTGAAGAAACTAATTCACTTGTACTTGGAGCGAACAAGTCAGCTTGGAAGTATGGTTGGGATATCATGCCTTCataatttgaaagttttgaaattatcTGGTTCTAGTTATGCATGGGATCTCGACACAGTGAAGGAGTTGGAAGCCTTGGAACACTTGGAAGTTTTAACCACAACTATCGATGACTGTACTCTAG TAACTATGGACAGGCTTCAAGAATTTACCATTGAGCATTGCCATACCTCTGAGATAAAGATGGGAAGGATATGCAGCTTCTCCAGCCTCATCGAAGTGAATCTAAGCAATTGTAGACGCCTGAGGGAATTGACATTTCTGATGTTCGCTCCAAATCTTAAACGGCTTCATGTTGTCTCTTCAAATCAACTAGAAgatataataaacaaagagaaagctCATGATGGTGAAAAATCAGGGATTGTTCCTTTCCCAAAGCTGAATGAACTTCACTTATATAATCTACGGGAGCTGAAGAATATCTATTGGAGTCCTCTACCATTTCCATGTCTAGAGAAAATCAATGTAATGGGCTGTCCAAATCTGAAAAAGCTTCCACTCGATTCTAAAAGTGGAAAGCATGGTGGAAATGGACTCATCATAACACACCGTGAGATGGAATGGATTACACGTGTGGAATGGGAGGACGAAGCTACTAAAACCCGCTTCTTAGCCAACAG GTTGATTATAGTCAGAACTCACAAGGTTAAATGGGCTTCTCAGGCAGAAACTTCAAAGTGGATGATGCAATTTGGATTGTgtctttttgtgtttaagtCTTTCTCTATGCGTTGTTTTTCTGTGAACTATTTTTTAGATTTGTGTCGGCACTGA
- a CDS encoding Disease resistance protein (CC-NBS-LRR class) family, producing MGISFSIPFDPCVNKVSQWLDMKVSYTHNLEKNLVALETTMEELKAKRDDLLRKLKREEDRGLQTLGEIKVWLNRVETIESRVNDLLNARNAELQRLCLCGFCSKSLTTSYRYGKSVFLKLREVEKLERRVFEVISDQASTSEVEEQQLQPTIVGQETMLDNAWNHLMEDGVGIMGLYGMGGVGKTTLLTQINNKFSKYMCGFDSVIWVVVSKEVNVENILDEIAQKVHISGEKWDTKYKYQKGVYLYNFLRKMRFVLFLDDIWEKVNLVEIGVPFPTIKNKCKVVFTTRSLDVCTSMGVEKPMEVQCLADNDAYDLFQKKVGQITLGSDPEIRELSRVVAKKCCGLPLALNVVSETMSCKRTVQEWRHAIYVLNSYAAKFSGMDDKILPLLKYSYDSLKGEDVKMCLLYCALFPEDAKIRKENLIEYWICEEIIDGSEGIDKAENQGYEIIGSLVRASLLMEEVELDGANIVCLHDVVREMALWIASDLGKQNEAFIVRASVGLREILKVENWNVVRRMSLMKNNIAHLDGRLDCMELTTLLLQSTHLEKISSEFFNSMPKLAVLDLSGNYYLSELPNGISELVSLQYLNLSSTGIRHLPKGLQELKKLIHLYLERTSQLGSMVGISCLHNLKVLKLSGSSYAWDLDTVKELEALEHLEVLTTTIDDCTLGTDQFLSSHRLMSCIRFLKISNNSNRNRNSSRISLPVTMDRLQEFTIEHCHTSEIKMGRICSFSSLIEVNLSNCRRLRELTFLMFAPNLKRLHVVSSNQLEDIINKEKAHDGEKSGIVPFPKLNELHLYNLRELKNIYWSPLPFPCLEKINVMGCPNLKKLPLDSKSGKHGGNGLIITHREMEWITRVEWEDEATKTRFLANRLIIVRTHKVKWASQAETSKWMMQFGLCLFVFKSFSMRCFSVNYFLDLCRH from the exons ATGGGTATCTCTTTCTCGATACCCTTTGATCCGTGTGTAAATAAAGTCTCTCAATGGCTAGACATGAAAGTAAGTTATACTCACAACCTCGAGAAGAATCTTGTGGCTCTCGAGACAACCATGGAAGAGCTCAAGGCCAAGCGGGATGATTTATTAAGAAAGCTCAAAAGAGAGGAGGATAGAGGTCTACAAACGCTTGGCGAAATCAAGGTATGGCTTAATAGAGTTGAGACTATCGAAAGCAGAGTCAATGATCTTCTTAATGCTAGAAATGCTGAACTTCAAAGGCTGTGCCTTTGTGGGTTTTGCTCTAAGAGTTTAACGACGAGCTATCGTTATGGGAAAAGTGTTTTCTTGAAATTGAGGGAGGTTGAGAAACTCGAAAGGAGAGTTTTTGAAGTGATTTCTGATCAAGCTTCAACATCTGAGGTGGaggaacaacaacttcaaccGACAATTGTTGGTCAAGAAACAATGCTTGATAACGCATGGAATCATCTAATGGAAGATGGAGTTGGTATTATGGGATTGTATGGTATGGGAGGTGTTGGGAAGACGACTCTTCTCACCCAGATTAACAATAAGTTCAGTAAGTATATGTGTGGCTTTGACAGCGTGATTTGGGTTGTGGTGTCTAAAGAGGTGAATGTAGAGAATATTCTAGATGAAATCGCTCAGAAAGTTCATATTAGTGGAGAGAAGTGGgacacaaaatataaataccaAAAGGGCGtttatttatacaatttcTTAAGGAAAATGAgatttgtattgtttttggaTGACATATGGGAGAAGGTTAATTTAGTTGAGATCGGAGTCCCCTTtccaacaataaaaaacaaatgtaaagtGGTATTCACCACTCGGTCCTTAGATGTATGCACAAGCATGGGGGTTGAAAAACCAATGGAAGTCCAATGCCTGGCGGACAACGACGCATATGATTTGTTCCAAAAAAAGGTTGGACAAATAACACTAGGAAGCGACCCAGAGATCCGTGAACTTTCTAGAGTAGTTGCTAAAAAATGTTGTGGTTTACCATTGGCGCTCAATGTGGTAAGTGAGACCATGTCATGCAAGAGGACGGTACAAGAATGGCGTCATGcgatatatgttttaaattcaTATGCTGCAAAGTTTTCTGGCATGGACGATAAGATCCTTCCGCTTTTAAAGTATAGCTATGATAGTCTCAAAGGGGAGGATGTCAAAATGTGTTTGCTATATTGCGCTTTGTTTCCAGAAGATGCTAAAATAAGGAAGGAGAATCTGATAGAGTACTGGATATGCGAGGAAATTATAGATGGAAGTGAAGGTATTGATAAGGCTGAGAACCAAGGTTATGAGATAATTGGTAGTCTTGTTCGTGCATCATTGTTGATGGAAGAGGTTGAATTGGATGGAGCAAATATTGTTTGTCTGCATGATGTTGTTCGTGAAATGGCTTTATGGATCGCATCTGATTtgggaaaacaaaatgagGCGTTTATTGTGCGTGCAAGTGTTGGGCTACGTGAAATTCTAAAGGTTGAGAATTGGAACGTCGTGAGAAGGATGTCATTGATGAAGAATAATATTGCTCATCTTGATGGCCGTCTTGATTGTATGGAACTCACAACTTTGCTACTACAAAGCACACATTTGGAAAAGATCTCGAGTGAATTCTTCAACTCCATGCCAAAGCTAGCTGTTTTGGATCTATCAGGCAATTATTACCTCTCTGAATTGCCAAACGGAATATCAGAACTAGTTTCCTTGCAATATCTCAACTTGTCAAGTACTGGTATACGTCATTTGCCTAAGGGTCTACAAGAGTTGAAGAAACTAATTCACTTGTACTTGGAGCGAACAAGTCAGCTTGGAAGTATGGTTGGGATATCATGCCTTCataatttgaaagttttgaaattatcTGGTTCTAGTTATGCATGGGATCTCGACACAGTGAAGGAGTTGGAAGCCTTGGAACACTTGGAAGTTTTAACCACAACTATCGATGACTGTACTCTAGGTACGGATCAATTCTTGAGCTCTCATAGGTTGATGAGTTGCATACGGTTTCTAAAGATATCGAATAATAGTAATAGAAATAGGAACTCATCTAGAATATCACTTCCAGTAACTATGGACAGGCTTCAAGAATTTACCATTGAGCATTGCCATACCTCTGAGATAAAGATGGGAAGGATATGCAGCTTCTCCAGCCTCATCGAAGTGAATCTAAGCAATTGTAGACGCCTGAGGGAATTGACATTTCTGATGTTCGCTCCAAATCTTAAACGGCTTCATGTTGTCTCTTCAAATCAACTAGAAgatataataaacaaagagaaagctCATGATGGTGAAAAATCAGGGATTGTTCCTTTCCCAAAGCTGAATGAACTTCACTTATATAATCTACGGGAGCTGAAGAATATCTATTGGAGTCCTCTACCATTTCCATGTCTAGAGAAAATCAATGTAATGGGCTGTCCAAATCTGAAAAAGCTTCCACTCGATTCTAAAAGTGGAAAGCATGGTGGAAATGGACTCATCATAACACACCGTGAGATGGAATGGATTACACGTGTGGAATGGGAGGACGAAGCTACTAAAACCCGCTTCTTAGCCAACAG GTTGATTATAGTCAGAACTCACAAGGTTAAATGGGCTTCTCAGGCAGAAACTTCAAAGTGGATGATGCAATTTGGATTGTgtctttttgtgtttaagtCTTTCTCTATGCGTTGTTTTTCTGTGAACTATTTTTTAGATTTGTGTCGGCACTGA
- a CDS encoding Disease resistance protein (CC-NBS-LRR class) family (Disease resistance protein (CC-NBS-LRR class) family; FUNCTIONS IN: ATP binding; INVOLVED IN: N-terminal protein myristoylation, defense response; LOCATED IN: cellular_component unknown; EXPRESSED IN: 6 plant structures; EXPRESSED DURING: LP.06 six leaves visible, LP.04 four leaves visible, 4 anthesis, LP.08 eight leaves visible; CONTAINS InterPro DOMAIN/s: Leucine-rich repeat-containing protein (InterPro:IPR015766), NB-ARC (InterPro:IPR002182), Disease resistance protein (InterPro:IPR000767); BEST Arabidopsis thaliana protein match is: Disease resistance protein (CC-NBS-LRR class) family (TAIR:AT1G62630.1); Has 18724 Blast hits to 16763 proteins in 698 species: Archae - 14; Bacteria - 926; Metazoa - 3029; Fungi - 209; Plants - 14107; Viruses - 4; Other Eukaryotes - 435 (source: NCBI BLink).), with protein sequence MGISFSIPFDPCVNKVSQWLDMKVSYTHNLEKNLVALETTMEELKAKRDDLLRKLKREEDRGLQTLGEIKVWLNRVETIESRVNDLLNARNAELQRLCLCGFCSKSLTTSYRYGKSVFLKLREVEKLERRVFEVISDQASTSEVEEQQLQPTIVGQETMLDNAWNHLMEDGVGIMGLYGMGGVGKTTLLTQINNKFSKYMCGFDSVIWVVVSKEVNVENILDEIAQKVHISGEKWDTKYKYQKGVYLYNFLRKMRFVLFLDDIWEKVNLVEIGVPFPTIKNKCKVVFTTRSLDVCTSMGVEKPMEVQCLADNDAYDLFQKKVGQITLGSDPEIRELSRVVAKKCCGLPLALNVVSETMSCKRTVQEWRHAIYVLNSYAAKFSGMDDKILPLLKYSYDSLKGEDVKMCLLYCALFPEDAKIRKENLIEYWICEEIIDGSEGIDKAENQGYEIIGSLVRASLLMEEVELDGANIVCLHDVVREMALWIASDLGKQNEAFIVRASVGLREILKVENWNVVRRMSLMKNNIAHLDGRLDCMELTTLLLQSTHLEKISSEFFNSMPKLAVLDLSGNYYLSELPNGISELVSLQYLNLSSTGIRHLPKGLQELKKLIHLYLERTSQLGSMVGISCLHNLKVLKLSGSSYAWDLDTVKELEALEHLEVLTTTIDDCTLGTDQFLSSHRLMSCIRFLKISNNSNRNRNSSRISLPVTMDRLQEFTIEHCHTSEIKMGRICSFSSLIEVNLSNCRRLRELTFLMFAPNLKRLHVVSSNQLEDIINKEKAHDGEKSGIVPFPKLNELHLYNLRELKNIYWSPLPFPCLEKINVMGCPNLKKLPLDSKSGKHGGNGLIITHREMEWITRVEWEDEATKTRFLANRSSFSSSLICFSNDLVSRDMNCFHL encoded by the coding sequence ATGGGTATCTCTTTCTCGATACCCTTTGATCCGTGTGTAAATAAAGTCTCTCAATGGCTAGACATGAAAGTAAGTTATACTCACAACCTCGAGAAGAATCTTGTGGCTCTCGAGACAACCATGGAAGAGCTCAAGGCCAAGCGGGATGATTTATTAAGAAAGCTCAAAAGAGAGGAGGATAGAGGTCTACAAACGCTTGGCGAAATCAAGGTATGGCTTAATAGAGTTGAGACTATCGAAAGCAGAGTCAATGATCTTCTTAATGCTAGAAATGCTGAACTTCAAAGGCTGTGCCTTTGTGGGTTTTGCTCTAAGAGTTTAACGACGAGCTATCGTTATGGGAAAAGTGTTTTCTTGAAATTGAGGGAGGTTGAGAAACTCGAAAGGAGAGTTTTTGAAGTGATTTCTGATCAAGCTTCAACATCTGAGGTGGaggaacaacaacttcaaccGACAATTGTTGGTCAAGAAACAATGCTTGATAACGCATGGAATCATCTAATGGAAGATGGAGTTGGTATTATGGGATTGTATGGTATGGGAGGTGTTGGGAAGACGACTCTTCTCACCCAGATTAACAATAAGTTCAGTAAGTATATGTGTGGCTTTGACAGCGTGATTTGGGTTGTGGTGTCTAAAGAGGTGAATGTAGAGAATATTCTAGATGAAATCGCTCAGAAAGTTCATATTAGTGGAGAGAAGTGGgacacaaaatataaataccaAAAGGGCGtttatttatacaatttcTTAAGGAAAATGAgatttgtattgtttttggaTGACATATGGGAGAAGGTTAATTTAGTTGAGATCGGAGTCCCCTTtccaacaataaaaaacaaatgtaaagtGGTATTCACCACTCGGTCCTTAGATGTATGCACAAGCATGGGGGTTGAAAAACCAATGGAAGTCCAATGCCTGGCGGACAACGACGCATATGATTTGTTCCAAAAAAAGGTTGGACAAATAACACTAGGAAGCGACCCAGAGATCCGTGAACTTTCTAGAGTAGTTGCTAAAAAATGTTGTGGTTTACCATTGGCGCTCAATGTGGTAAGTGAGACCATGTCATGCAAGAGGACGGTACAAGAATGGCGTCATGcgatatatgttttaaattcaTATGCTGCAAAGTTTTCTGGCATGGACGATAAGATCCTTCCGCTTTTAAAGTATAGCTATGATAGTCTCAAAGGGGAGGATGTCAAAATGTGTTTGCTATATTGCGCTTTGTTTCCAGAAGATGCTAAAATAAGGAAGGAGAATCTGATAGAGTACTGGATATGCGAGGAAATTATAGATGGAAGTGAAGGTATTGATAAGGCTGAGAACCAAGGTTATGAGATAATTGGTAGTCTTGTTCGTGCATCATTGTTGATGGAAGAGGTTGAATTGGATGGAGCAAATATTGTTTGTCTGCATGATGTTGTTCGTGAAATGGCTTTATGGATCGCATCTGATTtgggaaaacaaaatgagGCGTTTATTGTGCGTGCAAGTGTTGGGCTACGTGAAATTCTAAAGGTTGAGAATTGGAACGTCGTGAGAAGGATGTCATTGATGAAGAATAATATTGCTCATCTTGATGGCCGTCTTGATTGTATGGAACTCACAACTTTGCTACTACAAAGCACACATTTGGAAAAGATCTCGAGTGAATTCTTCAACTCCATGCCAAAGCTAGCTGTTTTGGATCTATCAGGCAATTATTACCTCTCTGAATTGCCAAACGGAATATCAGAACTAGTTTCCTTGCAATATCTCAACTTGTCAAGTACTGGTATACGTCATTTGCCTAAGGGTCTACAAGAGTTGAAGAAACTAATTCACTTGTACTTGGAGCGAACAAGTCAGCTTGGAAGTATGGTTGGGATATCATGCCTTCataatttgaaagttttgaaattatcTGGTTCTAGTTATGCATGGGATCTCGACACAGTGAAGGAGTTGGAAGCCTTGGAACACTTGGAAGTTTTAACCACAACTATCGATGACTGTACTCTAGGTACGGATCAATTCTTGAGCTCTCATAGGTTGATGAGTTGCATACGGTTTCTAAAGATATCGAATAATAGTAATAGAAATAGGAACTCATCTAGAATATCACTTCCAGTAACTATGGACAGGCTTCAAGAATTTACCATTGAGCATTGCCATACCTCTGAGATAAAGATGGGAAGGATATGCAGCTTCTCCAGCCTCATCGAAGTGAATCTAAGCAATTGTAGACGCCTGAGGGAATTGACATTTCTGATGTTCGCTCCAAATCTTAAACGGCTTCATGTTGTCTCTTCAAATCAACTAGAAgatataataaacaaagagaaagctCATGATGGTGAAAAATCAGGGATTGTTCCTTTCCCAAAGCTGAATGAACTTCACTTATATAATCTACGGGAGCTGAAGAATATCTATTGGAGTCCTCTACCATTTCCATGTCTAGAGAAAATCAATGTAATGGGCTGTCCAAATCTGAAAAAGCTTCCACTCGATTCTAAAAGTGGAAAGCATGGTGGAAATGGACTCATCATAACACACCGTGAGATGGAATGGATTACACGTGTGGAATGGGAGGACGAAGCTACTAAAACCCGCTTCTTAGCCAACAGGTCTagtttctcatcttctcttatttgtttttcaaatgatttaGTTTCTCGTGATATGAACTGCTTCCATCTTTAA